One Gopherus evgoodei ecotype Sinaloan lineage chromosome 1, rGopEvg1_v1.p, whole genome shotgun sequence genomic window, attctaggaacagacccaaGATGTTTGGAAATACCCTAATTTGTAAAACAGAAAAAACCCACCTACATGAGACTATGAGAACTAAccagactcccagtgctggagcctgatCCGACTaaccagcagctgctgtgagatatgaaagGGGCACCCAGCAGCGAAGTTTAGGGAAGCTGCCCCTCCCTTCACATCCAGCTcctcacaaggaggagggtgctgCGCTTTCAACCAGGGAGTgctccctggaccctgctaggGGCTCCATCTCCTATATCTGCCTGTGGCTGGTaggtgtgtgatggatctgctgggaggGACAAGGGGCTCTCTCTTCATCCCCTTAACCTGGTGTTTCCAGGATGCTCTGAGCAGGCTGGGGTGGGACTCTGTTGACTGCAATCCACCacagcttccatttgattggGAGTGTGAATGGGGCAGCAGATACTGAGTGAACTCTTGCTCTTTCAcaggccggtgaccttcgaggaggtggctgtgtatttcaccagggcagagtgggctctgctggaccccactcagagagccctctacaggaatgtcatgcaggagaactatgagaatgtgacctcactaggtaagggttcctgtcccctctgttcttggaaggggaaatgaagagtgaAGGTTCATGCCACCCCCACAATGCCACCTCTACTCTGTCCTGTTGCAGCATCAccccaatatgccagtgacacacacactacCAGAGATCCTCCCATAttgcagaacactttgggaacaaAGCACAGGAGCATTATCGCACAGTATCAAATATCTCCTCTTTACTCAAGTAAAACTGGGGGTTAGGTCCAGCATAATGAACAGAAGCTTCCTACCCCTGGCCTTCTCTCAAACCCTGAGCCTTCTCTACCCAAACCAGAATGTGCCTGAGGCATAGCAAGCAGGTTGcaggagtcagagctgctggtcAGGGTTACTTATCACACAGACTCTTGGTGCATTGTTGAATGCTGGCTGGGAGTATCCAGACAAGGGCACCCCAGCAGCAGAACACTGAATCTCACCCAGGATTACAGATTACACAACTCCTTACTGCTCTGGATTGCTCCCCAGCGTGTGAAAATGGCCTAGGTTGGTAGTGAAGCTTCCTGAGACATGGAGAGTCTTGCTCCCATATCACCAGGTGTAATAACAATAACAGGAAAGGCCGAATATGGAAAACTGATTGTTCAGCTTGCTTTTGACCTGCATTATATTTTGCAATATATTCTGAATAAAGTAATTAACATGCAACATATGTGTTTGTGCTTTTAAGCTTTAAAAGGCTTGTGTGATTTTTAGCTCAGGGGGACAGTATTCCAATAGCTGTCATCCCTTGCGCTCTTGTAATCAATAAAAGAGCCTCAGGCTGAGCTGATTCAAAATCAATCGTGTGATTGTTTTCCACAACAGCTTCAAGTGatccctgtgatggaatgtaaatGTCTTCACACCTTCCCCGGCCAGAGAATGGCTATTTGACCAGCTatttgccttgctgtctctgaggaacttgTCTGTGGGTGTTCCCAGAATTGTaactttttcagtaatatcaTACTGTAAAATCTCATAAGTTTACATAGTGTTACTACACATTTTAACAAGAGGAtagtattcagtagattatgcgttttcagatgatacctcacaagtCATACTGTGTACAAAATTGATCATAATTTTCTAGAAGAGTGAACACGGGTATAGATtgacagtgtctgtgtgtgtgttcccagcaGATATGTGGGTATTTCACTCCTTCATAAGCATAGTGTTTGGCATCTTCAAGGACCTGGGGAACTGGTCCTGGGAATTCACTGGTTTACCAAGTGTTACACTGTATGGAACTGTGAGACACTTTGGAATTAATACTATAATGtgataaaattgcaatgaatcatgctagatatgccatgtaaggtgtcagtgaaaatgttatgatttgccaagtattataattttgtttctatgtttgtattgtgagttatagatatgtagggtatatctgtatttccagacttgtgcagtgtttctgggtgacacccccagacatatTGGCATCAACACTTcctagcctgtttgatggcccattgagggtcatcagctgtacaatgagccCATGGAAAGGACCAAGGGGATACACCTATTGAATCAGCAACACATGCCAGGGGTATGCCTGTGTAATGAGAActctaaggcttttccatgccatgtagTGTGAATCTTGTGttttgggacacaggaagtacaagcctaatttacctcaatttgaGTAAGGCATTttacacagttccacatggggaattattagttaaattggaaaagatggggatcaatatgaaaattgaaagatggataaggaactgattaaaggggagactacaacgggtcgtactgaaaggtgaactgtcaagctggaaggaggttactagtggagttcttcagggatcagttttgggaccaatcttatttaacctttttattactgaccttggcacaaaaagcgggaatgtgctaataaaagtttgcagatgacacaaagctggaaggtattgctaacacagagaaggaccaggatatcatacaggaagatctggatgactttgtaaactggagtaagagtaataggatgaaatgtaatagtggaaaagtgcaaggtcatgcatttagggattaacaacaagaattttagttataaattggggatacatcagttggaagtaacagaggaggagaaggaccttggagtattggttggtcacaggatgactatgagccgccaatgtgatatggccgttaaaaaaactaatgcggttttaggatgcatcaggtgaggtatttccagcaaagataaggaggtgttagtaccattatataaggcactggtgagacctcatctggaatactgcatgcagttatggtctcccatgttttaagaaggatgaattcaaactggaacagttcagagacgggctactaggatgatccgaggaatggaaaacctgtcttatgagaggagactcaaagagcttggcttatttagcctaaccaaaagaaggttgaggggggatatgaatgctctttataaatatattagagggattaatattggggaaggagaagaattatttaagcttagtatccatgtggacacaagaacaaatggatataaactggacactaggaagtttagacttgaaattagatgaaggtttctaaccattagagcagtgaagttctggaacagccttccaaggggagtagtaggggcgGAAgccatatctggcttcaagactaagcttgataagtttatggagaggatggtatgatgggatagcctaattttggcaattgatctttgattatcaaaAGGTAAGTATGGTCAGTGGTCTGTgacgggatgttagatgggttgggatttcaattactgcagagaattctttcctgggtgctggctggtgagtcttgcccacatgctcagggtttaactgatctccatattcgggactgggaaagaattttcctccaaggcagattggcagaggccttggaggtttctcgccttcctctgcagcatgggacacgggtcacttgctggaggattttctgtagcttgaggtcttcaaaccacaatttgaggacttcagtaactcatacataggttaggggtttgttatagaagtggatgggtgagattctgtggcctacattgtgcaggaggtcagactagacgatcataatggtcccttctgaccttaaagtttatgagcctaagccacatggcaaaaggaatgTAAAGGGcaactgcatcatctccattttgtcttcagtcccccttcctacctctggagcaacttctctacaaactgaacCATGGAACAaaagactgaatgacccatccaaactCTGGATGTGTTCCAGACAGATTATCAAGCCagcaactcaccaatactgctaagaacctgatatatccATTTTGGAATGTACCTGACTGCTTTCCCATTTAACTTCTGTCTGTCTTCCTTTCAtttaaacctttagtttagatgCTAAAGGACTGGCTGGAAGGATGGAATTTTGGGTAATATCCAAACCTATAGTGACATGGTGATGTGGCTGagcctttggggtcagaagaataCTTTgtttatgtgagcagagttttaaaataacctctcactgtactggacccaGATGCTGATTAGAAGTCAGAGAACTGGGATGCAATAAAGCGGGCTGTGtaatttcttttttcagcttctcgATTACCCACGTGGgtgatcagaagcacagtttgtgactggttggtgagttaacttcagtgttaaccagAAGTTTTGGGAGCATttgctctccctttttcagcctgccctgatcttggcattttcagtgagaacTGTCCTTGGCCCACCAGGTCACACTAAgcactgaagttaaattaataGAATGTTGGTTTTTTATGACCAAGTCTGATGAAATCAactgaactcctttgttttctttcatctgagcagggTTTCTAGTTTTCCAACTTGATGAGATCTCCCAGGTGGAACAAGGGGAAGAACcatgggtcccagacctccagggttcagaggaaagatTGATCCTGAGAActccctgcacaggtgaggaaacatTCAACCAACTCAGAATCtaagtgcctgaaggaaacatctgGGATGCCCAACAAAGCCCTTGGGAGGTCTCTAAGTTCATTATTGTCCCTAGCAGGGGTCAAATCCTCAGGGTGAATATAGTTCATGGCTTTCTGTAGATCCTAGCAGACACCAGGGAGTAgcttcttcccttctccctgcgatgttggatgggatgtgaAGGCTGAATtgatccccctcctctctcctattttGGGGAAGAGTTTGTGGGAGTTCAGTGCCTGATTTTTATTTGACCTATCTTCAGCACTTATTTTGGCTTGGTCTTCCCCTTTCCATTcctgtttgaggtttctgtctgtatcacagcaggtgatgcaatggcatgtgagaaagaggagcagaattctcagcaggaaaaTGTTGAGCAAGTGAGTAAAAACAGAGCATTATCACAAAGATCGAAAAGGAATGTATCCTGGAGTCATGAGCAGGGAAAATCCTGGgagattcagcacagaccagaaagagagcaaggaaaccagccaggggagaaagtgGATACATTTATTTCCTGTTGGGGAACTCAGAAGGTCGTCCTGGAAACCACAACACAGCAAGATATCCTCAGgcgaaagagaaaaaatacatgcagtgagtgtgggaaaaccttctaTCACAGCTCAAACCTTATTacccatcagagaatccacacaggggagaggccttatgaatgccatgagtgtgggaaaacctctTGGCACTCAGCCCATGTTAGACATCAGAGAATCTGCAAAGGCGATCAACATTGTAAAAATCTCTAGGGCTATCAATACTTTACTTTTCCTGATTCCCACACAGTAACTTTTGAAGCTCTTTGAACTGTTCTGTAGCAACGTTATCCCTCAGCTTGTCCAGATGAGtggcccatttttgccttttgcagTTCACTGTCTTTTGAGATGGACCTATTTGTCCTTTCTATTGTCCTACAAGTAATTTGAGTGTGCCCTTCCTATCAGGAACCAGGGAGCATCACATTTATAACATTCCTCCTATTGCAAAATTATTGTTCGTCACCAATGATACAGATTGTATCATTGCCATTTGTTCTCACGTTGCTCTGGGTTGCGCTGAAGAGCTGATATATTGGAAACTTTTCAAATTTTATATGTAAATGAAgagaagctggggaaaaaagtgtcatttcagcCTCTGTGACACCAGATGGATACATGGTGACAcagattccctccttccccatcaccaCAGAACTTTTACCTTTTGTCTGAGACATGCAGAGTTTATCTTCATCACattctatccatccacttctcaaaatgtcatgtgatgaagcatTCTCCATTGTCTGCGCTTGCAGATGATGTTTTGACTTCTTTAATCCTATATCAGAGTCGCTATGACTGGAGATGAAAGTGTCAAAGTCCTGGGAGAggaattcaaatggatcccaaaTACAGTATTATTGGAGTTTAAATCCCAGGTTCCATCTATTGTAAAGCCACTTGTGGCAAGGTGGCTGTTTTCCCCTCGTTATGGGAATGCTAGGATACTAAAAATGTTGTAAATAACATAACTGACTATTGAGACAGGGATGAATGAAGCAGGTTTGAATGGATCAGAGGAGAatgtgatgggagaatctcttgtcctGATTCTGAATAATCAGCTgtaacctgctctggaatttcactTGACACTTTCTTTGTAACGTATTCTCTCTATGTGATGTGGGTTTCTATCTTTCCTGAAGGCTGTTTAGTCACCTGATAAGATATTAGTTCAGTTTGATAGGATAtagctcagatttattggagAATTTAAGACAATGACCCTTTGCTAAAGTCCTTATTTATTatttcagctttgctttttctCCATGATGACATGGAGAAAGTTCAAGTGCAGCTCTGTCAACAGGAGCAAACTCTCCAATTTACTGCATATGCTAACAAAGaaacagcagtgatttaaaatctcCACTCAGAAATGATAAACAACAGAACACTGCATATGATCACAGTGTATTTTAAGTTGTTTAAGGCAATATTGTCTCAGATGATCTGGGAAGAGAATTCCATGGTAAGTGATTCTGAACTAGGCAAAATGCccatgtgtttggttcccaaaGCATTTGTAACCCAGGCCCTACAGAAGATCTCTCCTAGCTAATCCTATGGTGTAGGAAATGCAGCCCTTCATGACACACATGTTGAGGAAATAGAAGTGGAGTTTTTgtcaaatttattttttctagGTGCATAAAGATGTGTATAAAATGAAACTAGTGTTGAAAATATATTATCTTTGGGAAAATAGCCATTTTTAATAGAATCTCCAGCTCTGGTAACTAACGAAGATTCTGATCCAGGCCTGTATCCAGTCCCTTGCCTGGATCTATGCCACCTGAGCCATTCCTCATTAACACTGCTGAGATTTTAAGTGGCTTTGTAAAGGATTCTACTTCAGAGAAGTGTAAATTTACCCTATCCAAGACCAAGGATTTGGAAAGCACTGAGGTTGAAGGAGTCCACACCCAGTTCTTGATGTCCACCCCA contains:
- the LOC115636707 gene encoding zinc finger protein 641-like isoform X2, whose protein sequence is MQENYENVTSLGFLVFQLDEISQVEQGEEPWVPDLQGSEERLILRTPCTGDAMACEKEEQNSQQENVEQVSKNRALSQRSKRNVSWSHEQGKSWEIQHRPEREQGNQPGEKVDTFISCWGTQKVVLETTTQQDILRRKRKNTCSECGKTFYHSSNLITHQRIHTGERPYECHECGKTSWHSAHVRHQRICKGDQHCKNL
- the LOC115636707 gene encoding zinc finger protein 641-like isoform X1, encoding MQENYENVTSLGFLVFQLDEISQVEQGEEPWVPDLQGSEERLILRTPCTAGDAMACEKEEQNSQQENVEQVSKNRALSQRSKRNVSWSHEQGKSWEIQHRPEREQGNQPGEKVDTFISCWGTQKVVLETTTQQDILRRKRKNTCSECGKTFYHSSNLITHQRIHTGERPYECHECGKTSWHSAHVRHQRICKGDQHCKNL